One Scyliorhinus canicula chromosome 12, sScyCan1.1, whole genome shotgun sequence genomic region harbors:
- the LOC119974959 gene encoding anionic trypsin-1-like translates to MRCLLLSLLLVAAAAATSDEKIVGGYECSPHGVPWQVSLDMGYHGCGGSLISDRWVISAAHCWYNPYYLKVLLGAHSLTAHAATEQLIRVESIYWNQKYDYQTLDNDIMLVKLERPVMMTDSIRPVQLPTECPLPYTQCVVSGWGNIYSDSVFMPDALRCVKVPLMNDAACKSAYPGLITSNMICAGYMEGGKDACNGDSGGPLVCDGILQGIVSWGRGCALKDSPGVYTKVCAFLPWINEIMATK, encoded by the exons ATGAGGTGTTTGCTGCTCTCTCTGCTCCTTGTAGCTGCGG CTGCTGCAACTTCCGATGAGAAGATTGTGGGGGGTTACGAATGCAGCCCCCACGGTGTACCGTGGCAGGTCTCTCTGGACATGGGCTACCATGGCTGTGGAGGCTCTCTGATCAGCGACAGATGGGTCATTTCTGCGGCCCACTGCTGGTACAA TCCCTATTATCTCAAAGTTCTGCTCGGAGCACACAGCCTGACGGCGCATGCAGCCACTGAGCAGCTCATAAGGGTGGAGAGCATCTACTGGAACCAGAAGTATGATTACCAAACCCTTGACAATGACATCATGCTAGTTAAACTCGAACGGCCGGTCATGATGACTGATTCGATCAGACCAGTACAACTTCCAACTGAATGTCCACTCCCCTACACTCAGTGCGTCGTCTCCGGATGGGGAAATATCTACTCCGATAGTG TGTTCATGCCAGATGCTCTCCGTTGTGTGAAGGTGCCATTGATGAATGACGCTGCATGTAAATCTGCCTACCCTGGACTTATCACCAGCAACATGATCTGTGCTGGTTACATGGAGGGTGGAAAAGATGCTTGCAAT GGAGACTCCGGCGGACCTTTGGTGTGTGACGGTATCCTCCAAGGTATTGTGTCATGGGGACGGGGATGTGCATTGAAAGACTCCCCTGGTGTGTACACAAAGGTATGCGCATTCCTGCCCTggatcaatgaaatcatggctacAAAGTGA